Within the Girardinichthys multiradiatus isolate DD_20200921_A chromosome 12, DD_fGirMul_XY1, whole genome shotgun sequence genome, the region CAAGTCTCAtctgtttctctctcttttcagcAAATCAATCAGGATCTGAACATCCAGCTGCTGAAAGACGGCTACCGCCTTGACGAGATCCCGGATGACGAGGACCTGGATCTGATCCCACCCAAATCAGTCAACCCCACTTGCATGTGCTGTCAGGCGACCTCCTCCACAACCTGCCAAATCCAGTAACTCCCAAATCCAGTAatcacccccaccccccataCTTCATAAACTTAAACCTGCCGTTTTCATCTGCTGTTTTCCTTGCCACCAGGGTGGTAAAAGTGAGGCATTACAGAATATTGTCATGACAGTAAAGTGCTATGATGATGAGGTAAATAATCAcactaacaaataaaaactttggTACAGAATCTAGAGCATACAGGGAAGTATGGAATGTCTAATGGTAAAAGCAGTAAAGTGGTGGATTCCTCCTATGGTAGGACGTACACTTCTGTTTGAGAGTTCCTCCTGGTAGACGTGATGTGGTCCTGATATTAGTTTGTAGACATTAAGAGGTCAGTTGCTGCTGTGAAGTGGTTTCCATTTCCCAGACCGGTAACAAACATTATCATTACTGCTGACTCAACTATTCTGGTCTGGTTTGCCttgttctatttttttccttttattttaatgtattagcTCTATGAAAGTAAGAGATCAATGATCCTGTACCTGGTAATGAGAAATGTGGGATGTGATCTTTATATTCCCCAGACAGAGAATCTCTGGTACTGGATTCATTGTGCTGTACAGGGTTGTTATGTAGCACAGATCAGATCTTTGCACACATTAACcccaacatttctgctttccctgcAAGTAAAGGAGTGGAATGCTAAATCACAGAGTTTATGGATGAATGCCTGAACATGAATGAAGTACAAACTGCATGAAGGCTACCAGAATACGAAGAATAGAGTAGTATATACAGCATGTAGCTTTTgcctattttattttctgttgtgctATCATATACTGCTGTTATGGCACAAgctttattctttttcttttattttgcactttttatGTTAGATTGTATGGGCGCATATCACTCTTTCTTGCACCATGAGTGAAAGTGGCTTACCTAAAATGATCTGTTTTAGGTAATTCTGAAGGGAAGGTTACACATTTCTGCTTTGACACTAATTTGTCCAGTGttgtgcaaaattattcataccccttgcacATTTTCTCAACAAACTTATgtgtgttttgttggaatttgatgtgaaagaccaacacaaagtagatcataattgtgaagcagaagtAAAAACGTGGTTTTtgtaattcacaacaaataatGTGAAAAGTGCTGCAATAATTCAATAATGTCTCTACAATTACAGCTGGAAGTCTTTTTGGATATGTCTCTAGCAGCGGTGGACATCCAGAGACTAAGATTCATTGCCAAATAACTTTAACtttagcctgtcagtttaggtggacagccatgtcttgatagatttacagttgtgccatactctttccattttcagatgatggattggacAGTcctttgtgagatgttcaaagctttttttataacctaacctaaTTTATCCCTGACCTTTCACAGCATGTTCCCTGACCTTCAAGATAccgtttgttctctaatgttctcaaaAACAAACCTTCAAgtgcttcacagaacagttgtatAAATTTCCACTTGGGTGGATTCTATATACTATTTtccctgcattttatttaggagtatctaagtaaagggggctgaatagaaatgcactCCACTGCACCGTTTTCTTTTCACAATTAGAAAcaacttgtgttggtctattacatgaAAATCTAGTAAACcatgttgaagtttgtggttctatTGAAGGGAAAAATGAGTgtaaatacttctgcaaggcactgtatgctaTAAAGGCCAAAGGGACAAAAGGGGGGGAAGTTCAGATAGATTTTCCATACTGAGTTTGTTGCGTTAGAGCCTCTCGATTAATTCCTCTGTATCGCAGAGAGTGACGATCAGTGGAAGCTGCAAATCCTTAAGAAAAAAAGGGATGAGACCAGAGAGAGGCTCCTTCTCCTCTCACACGTGCATGTGTCCAAACCTAGTATCTCAGAACATTAAGTGAAGCTGTATTGAACTTTCCTTTGACATATAAGGTAGAAACCATTTTGTTATCCCAACATCAAGGATTGTTGACTTCGAGCACCAGTATCCTTAATTTACAACCCTCTCCCTTCTCTGATTCAGTTGTTTAATGCAAATAGAGTATGCCTTAAGGACAGAGACGTTTAAGAAGCTGTGTGTATTTATTGccactgattttgttttctttttaacatgtaGACTTTGTCTTtgagttttctcttttttaaatgactttaaTGTATTTGAAAGAGTTCCATTACAGTATTTACCAACGTTTGTCATGTGAAGTGTATGAAGGTGATTAATAAACACAAAGCAAATGGAAAACTCTTGGCTCGGAGTTACAGTTTGAGTCTCCTTTTTAATGATGCCCATAAATGGGTGTATGATTAGGAAAAAAGGAGCAACCGGTAAATATTTACAAGGAAGTAAAAAGCAATTTTAATGATAAAGTTGAGGAGTAATTTTTACTCGGTTGTATGTATTGCAACATGAGGCTGGAACGACAGTTCCTGATCACAGTAGAAATCGCATCCACCTGAAAGGCACCAGCATCTAATCACAGTTATCAAATGAAAAACGGGATTTCGCTCAGAAAATGTATGCAATGAATAGGGACAAGTATAAAAAGGAAGCTAATGCACGTAGTGATTTAATAAGTCCTCTCACTCTGTTAGTAGGAATATTATAAAAGATAACCAGACAAGCAAAAAGAAATACGAACATGCTACATGGTGGAATACAATCATTCTCAACAAGGTAGTAATAAAGGCTGTCCTCAAGGTGCTAcaacaaataataatacaaaaaagatttttcagaGGATTGTGGGAAATGTTGTGCTTCCATGCCACCACATGGGGGTGTGATATTGTCAGACATGACCAAAACACCAAAACATGACATGAGTcgctaataaaacacagataaaataatgtaaagttTTCAATGTACAGCCACTGGCACAGTTGGCATTAGTCATTCACTGATCTCTTGATCTGTGACAGAGAAAAAAGCAACAtgaagaatgtaaaaaaaaatgtccattCAAATGGTACCCCTCCCATCCTTCTCAGAGAttaaaatgtcaacattttCCTCTGCTACAAAGGCACACACGCTGAACAAAAACCGTCGTggtctggaaaataaaaacaagcaacattttcttttataataaTGACTTCAGCTATTTAAAGGTATTACCCTGTTATGTTTTTGGTGCACCCATGCCAAACATGATTCAAGTCTGCATGAAGCAGCACAAATGTTGAAGATGCCCCCCCCCCATGAGATTGGTGAAGtattgtaaatatatttatattttttcgtGCATGTATTTGAAAGTTCATCAttgcataaaaaacatttcagtttcagCAGCTCAAAGCACAGCTGAAGTCTGTAGCCAAATATatacaaaattaaataactaagctctgcctctctctctctAAAATCATGTTTCTTCTTACACTTGAACAATTAACCACGCTATTCTGAATCTATATTTCCTGTCTAATATATTTACATGGTAATACTGCTGTATATTGCATTCACATTGTATTAGACGAAAACGTAGCTGTAAAAGAAACTATGTAGCATTCTTCActatagaactatttccaaaaCTTCAAACCTCACTAGGCTTTGATACATTGATGATGCTGTATCCAATGTTGGGCTACTGACTTCATCTTTAAATGGACAAGTAGAGCAATACTGTTTATGTACATTAACTTTACTTTGATTTGAGATTCTATCAgaaaagataaaatgaaactaggcaaaaagaaaaaataattaactaGACATTACTGTCAGACCCTGAACAACtcttaataaatataaattaccTCAGGGAATGGGTCAGTGACCTCTAGTTAAAAGATAATCAGGTTGCTGTTGCACATGTGAAAGGAAAGTCCCTGAATATTTGTCTGGATGACAGATTCGTGTGGAACTATGCCAGGGTATGTTACCTTCTAGTTAACACCCttctgaatatatatatatatatatatatatatatatatatatatatataggtgtTCACATTCCTGCAGGGCTTTGGTCCCCAGATTCAGAGGAGGACATGGATGTGGAGCAACGCCGTCTCTTGGCAATGCTGGAGCCCTGCAGCATGCTAGGATGGAAGCCTGCGTGTCGCCGGGCGTGTTTGGTCAGGTGGTCGCTCCTCATGAAGCACTTTTCACAAAGCGGACAGTTGAAACGCTTCTCGCCTGTGTGTGTGCGGTAGTGGCGCGTAAGCTCATCCGATCGGGAGAACTTCTTGTTGCAGTCCGGCCAGGTGCATTGAAAGGGGCGTTCCCCTGAGAAGacagacacatttttatttttatttttgttaattgttCACCAAAAAGGAATCTAGTCTAGACATATATCATTATAGcaacagaaaaattattttctactCTTCTATTTTCAATACAATAAGTTAGATGAAGCTCTACATTGTAATTTTTTGTGTACATACTGTGATACCTTATTCAAGGTTTTCATACTGTGACAATCTTACCAGCCCAGGCCTAATTGTACTTATGaccaattttttttgtttcttgaaaCATAAAATTGTTCCAGGATCacattatttagttattcagtgaccaaagaaaaaaagggcATGTTAATATAACAACATCAATATGACAGTAAACCTGACTTTAGGATGCACTCTGTAAGCCAAGCCAGCATTAGCAATAGTTGATAATCATTCCAGTTTGGCCAGCTTTTAAATTACATCATGCTggctttgaacatttttatattaggATTTATGACCTTTCATAAAAATATCAGCCACTGATTGTATATATTATCAAGagagatttgttttttcactttaaaaggtgatgatgatgatggtgattAAGGTTCTTCTCCAAGTTCAAGAAAGCGGCTGGTTTTAACGGTGTTTACATTTTATCTATGCTGGTAAATATAAAGCTGAAAATAGGTTTGACCTGGGGTGAATCTGAATGGGGCTTGTTTGTTCTCTGTGTATGCATGGGCTCTCTGTGGGTACTTTGGTACAGTCCCAAAACATGACTGCTAGATTGTTCAGTTGATCTAAATTGTCCCTAGGTTTAAATGTGAGCAATAATGGTTTTCTTCTGTGTGTCTCTTTGTTGTCCTGGGAAGGACTGGCAACCTGTGCAGGTTCTACCCCACCACTTAACCCTTGCACTGCAACGATAAGCGGGTATAGACACTGGATCTTGTCGAAAAACAAATAATCTTGAAAATTAACTCAAAGAAGAGAACACAATGATACGCAAAAAGATAATGCAGGGGAAACATTTGCAGCCCAAACGAACTGCAAAAGCTCCTTAGGCTACAAAAACGAttaatattgatttttttttcaagataGTTCAGCAAAAGTTATTGCTTGATTTAGTGCCTGTctatcaagataaaaaaaaaacacataaggcCACACCCCTCCTCCTTCTCCACGTGTTCCCCTGAAACCACATGTCCGCTCTTGTTTACAACCGGACGGAGGGGGGATGACGTATGAGGAAGCGATGGCGCAGGGTGGGTTACCTCCGGACAAGAACACAGAGTGACAACTGGGTCGGATTCATCTGCACTTTATAATCAGACATAAACCAGTATGTTTACCAACCTAATACCTGCCGATTAAATTCATCCACAAATAAACCGAGATTAGAGTTAATTAACGTTCAGTGTGATTTATTACATCTCAACAACATGCCGCGGATGGAAGAACGCGATGTTCCCACAGGATCCCGCGTCCTGCTGCTGAGAGAcgagaacattttaaaacacatctTGTCTTTTCTGCCTGCTCAGCCAGTGGCATGCATGATATGACCTGGCCAGTCACTCCCTCAGCAACAGAACCCATCGGGTCACCTGTCCCATAACATGTTCTCGCTTGCGGGAACATCATGAACAGTCCACAAGTCACACAGGTCAAGTAAATAGTAcattcaaataataaactgtGACTTTGGAATGAGTGGGTAAGACTGTCGGCATGcgtctaaaaaataaaagagacaGTGGCTAATTATAGTAGGCTACAAGTGACGCATCGCGGGCTTATTGTGGTTCTACAGAACCGAGCTGACTTTTTGTAGGCGTGTCTCTCGGCAGAGCCTGCTTACCGGTGTGGACCCTGAGGTGGGCTTTGAGGTGGGACGACTTCCCATACATTTTCCCACAGCCGGCAAAGTGGCAGCCGTGCCTCTTCTCAGGGGTATCCATTCTCCCCGGTGCCTTGTTCCGGGGTGCTTTGAGAACCGGCGACACCCGGCTGCTTCCCCGCTCCTCCTTCTCTTTCTCCTGCCTTCCCGCTTCGCTGGCCCCGCCGAAACATCCGCTCTCCCCGGCGGCGATAGGGTCTGGACCGCATTTCTTTAAGTCCAATAAAATCATCGCCACCATTAGTAAAGTGCCGTTTTCTTGGTTTTCTTCAAATACGTCCTCTGTCCTCTCCAGAGGACAAGTGGGGACGCAGTCCACAGAGACGTCAACCTCCGACATCACTGTAGCAGATCAGGGTGGAGTGGAGATAGCCTGTGCAGAGTTGCTGCAGAGTATAAAAACAATCCAAAAGGGGGAGAAAACCGTAGGTAGACCGCAGTCCTCCTCGGAAACGCGGCCAATGATCCACACGTGCCGACCTCACAGAGACTGTCCCGCAAAGACTGTATGTTTTCTTCTGGATGATGCTGGGCGGATAAGTAAACGCCAACTCGGGAGAGATTACAGTTGCACTCCTCCTTTCTTCTTtactctttctctttt harbors:
- the klf9 gene encoding Krueppel-like factor 9, whose protein sequence is MSEVDVSVDCVPTCPLERTEDVFEENQENGTLLMVAMILLDLKKCGPDPIAAGESGCFGGASEAGRQEKEKEERGSSRVSPVLKAPRNKAPGRMDTPEKRHGCHFAGCGKMYGKSSHLKAHLRVHTGERPFQCTWPDCNKKFSRSDELTRHYRTHTGEKRFNCPLCEKCFMRSDHLTKHARRHAGFHPSMLQGSSIAKRRRCSTSMSSSESGDQSPAGM